The DNA sequence tccatctaccaggggaaaggccgccagcattctcaaagatccatcccaccctggctatgcttttccacaacctctaccattggggagaacgTACAGAAGTctgaaaacacacacacgcacacaccccagccagtttcaaaacagtttctaccctattgttgtGAAAATGCTGAATGGACTCAAATTCTTAGCATTCGTCTGtatctgtgttttggtttttgctgctatttacttattatttacttatctatgttacttaactatgtgatctgtctgtattgttcacaagacaaagcttttcactgagtcccggtacacgtgacaataaattcaattcaattcaattcatagtGGCAAACATAACTATGGATATATTGCTAGCCAATAAAACAATTTTATAAACTATATCTTATTTTGCACGAACACAATTTCATAGGATATGAAACAaatagattgctggaaaaactcagatctggcagcatcggcagagagagaaacagttaatattttgagtccagtataacTCAACTTCATATCATACGAAGTCAGTTTGACTTAGAATCAAGGACCCAACTTTAACATTTCATTCATCACTATATAGAAAGAAAGAAAATTAGTTACCTTTCAGTTGATCAGCCACCACACTTTGTGTGccaaccctttccatcactttccCATCCTCTTTCAGATAACGTTCATCCAAATACTTGGCCGTAACTTCCGAAAGGTGGACCTTTCCGGCCACCCCAAGCTGTTCCATCAAATTGGCCAAGTTCACATCGTTGGACCAAACGTCAAACTTAAAGCGTTTCATTCCCAAAATACCACACAGGACAGTACCCGTGTGCACTCCGACCCTCATGTTaaccatttcttttttctcttgacAAAACTGTTCAATGGCCTGGATCATGCCCAATCCCATCTCGATGCAACAATACGCGTGGTCAGAGCGGGGTTCGGGGCAGCCAGCCACACAGTAGTAGCAATCGCCCAAGGTGCTTATCTTCTCGCATCCTGTGCCTTCGCAGAGACGATCGAACCGTCCGAAAAGGTCGTTGAGGAGACCGACCAGCAGGTGGGCGGATTTATTGGCGCTCATTTTAGTGAAGCCCACGATATCTGCGAAGAGGATGCTGACGGGTTCCATGCGTTGCATGGTGAAGGGCCTGAAGATTATATGCGCTCTCTGTATAGAGGTTTTCTTCTTCTTACTTTTCGGGCTGGAGGTGGAGTAACGCTTGAAGGAATTCTCGCTCTCGTCGTCTCCTTGCTTCATCAACTCGTCTGCCACCATCCTGGGCATAACCGAGTGGATCATGCGTTCCTTCAGGGCTTTCTCCACTTCCAGGTCCTTGCCGTGCATGATAGACTGGCCCACTTTCAGGAACGTGGTACGAGAGCGTACTTGTGACATGATGAAGAGGTGGATGCCCACTGCATGCACACAGGCATGTAAGAAAAGCTTGGCCGTAGCTTCCAACAGCAGATGCTGGCCAGAACCTGGCGGTTGGGGCCACTCCACGCTGCCTAGATGATAGCCCAACAGTTCGAACAATAGCGAGTAAGAAACGCCGAAGataaaacagagatagagaggcagCGGCATGACCGTGTAGAGTAGCAGCAGCACCTCCACGCAGATGGAAAAACTCCCAACTGGCGATAAGTAGTTCCAGCAGGGAAATGAGTCTTGGCTGTCATTCCCGCTACAGCCCAGACCGCTGCCAGTGCCGGCCTGGAAACGAGTGGCCAGCGACAAGGCGAAGACCAGTAACGTGAAGAGCAGAGAGATTCGGACATAGTAATGGGAGTAGAGTCCACTGAAGGTGACCGCCAACAGGCCGGCACAACACAGCAGAAAGAGTAGGGTGGGCGCCAGGAAAGCGGCCCCAAGAGCCTGGCCCTTGTCCTTCACGCTGCAGCCGAAGTAAATGGCCCAGAGCAGTGCAGCCACCATGAGGTAGAGCAACGCGTACCTAAAGCGGCGCTGGGTCTGCGGGAAGCAGCGCTCCAAACACGCGTCCTCCAGGTTCCGAGAGTCGAAGGCGGGATCCCACCACTTGCCCGATGCCCGCTCGAAGAGCTGAGGAAACTTGCGCCGGCGACGCCGGGGACTACGGGCCGCCCGCTTGACTGACTCCCCAGAACTACAGCTGGACGAGATGCTGTACTTGGTGGGCCCAGGGCCTTGGTGTTGGAGCTGAGGAGCCGacgtctcctcctcctcctgctgaTGCTGAATATTATGGCTTTTGATCTTGACAGCAACATGGTTGCAGTCTCCGCTGGCGTCGCAGTAAACCTCGGTACCGCGCAGTTGCTGGGTCGCCATGTAGAGTGTCCGCGATCTGCGGGAGACTGTGGTGGGAGCCGAAATCGGCGCCCTGTCGCTAACGTTGTCGCCGTGTCGTGTTCTGAACTGTACGGCCGCTCACTTGCTCCATCCACCATTTCCGCCGCGGCCGGGACTGAGGGAAGGGGGGCTCATCCGGGAATTCGCTACCGGAAAGaggtccctctctcccaccctcccgcTCATGCGCACGCGCATTCTGACGGTCTCCCTCCTTCAATCAAATCAAACCCGAACCGCCATCGGCATAAGTCACGTGATCTGCTCGTGCTTGTAGGCTGCGCTGCGCAGGCGCTGGAAAAGAAAGGCGAGGATGTCTGGATGTTGAGGTAGAAATGTGGTTCGATGACAGGTTATAGTTCCTGAGGTGTAGGGTAAGTTTATAATTTGTCATTTACTAGAGCACTACTAAGCATTCCTGGTTTTGGTTTTATGGAGAGACCGCAATTGTTATTCTTTcagcaaagaagattgaggaaATTTGATAAGAGATGTTCAGTTGTGAAATATTTTAGTTAGCAAAAAGTCAATGACCAGAGGACGTGAAAGGAACCGAATTTTTCTATAGTACACAACATAGTTGTTGAGAATTTAAATTGAGTCATAGAAATTTATAGCACGGAAACGGACCTTTTGGTTCAGCTCGTCCATGGCGACTAGATgttctaaattaacctagtcccatttgccagcatttggctcatagtcctctgaacccttcctattcacgcaCCCATCtagatgtcctttaaatgttgtagttatacctgtctccaccaccacctctggtagctcattccatgcttCCATGCATacaccatcttctgtgtgaaaacatctggtccttttttaaaatctttcctctatcctcttaAACCTATACTTTCTCTAGTTTTAAAcccccttaccctggggaaaagaccttggctattcaccctatccatgcccctcatgattttgtaaacttcaaaaggtcacccctcagtctctgacactccagggaaaatagccccagcttttcaacctctccctatagctctaacTCTTGCAactctcataaatcttttctgaaaccttttaagtttcacagtGTCTTTCCTTGAGCCAGGAGACTAGAACTGAActcagtgttccaaaagtggccaatgCCTTAGATAGCTGCACCTACCTGAAAAGGATGATGGAAATAGATTAAAGCTAATGAAAATAGGGAATCTCTCCACTGATTGGAATTATGCCTAACACAAGAAAGAAGGTTATGATTGTTGGAAGCCAATCATTCCACCCTCAAGACAGCACTGCAAAGTTTATCAGGCTGGTTTTTACCTGGTGTCCCAGACCAGttcatcttcagctccttcatcaatggCCTTACTTCTGTCAGATATGAATATTCATTGTACAGTCCCAAGTCACAACTGTCCAAATAACAAAAGGGGTTGTGCTCATTTGCAACAAGGCATGGTCAGCATTAGGCTCAAGTTGTTAAAGTGCTCTTTGTGAATCACCACCTTGCCATGATAGAGAGATTAGTGTGCTATAACAGTCCTTTGAACAATGAATTGGGAGCTCCTTGCTACATGGTAGCAAGCACAGGACCAGTGTCAGAGTAAGTATGGTCCAAAAGTTCTCAACAGAAGAAGAGATGAAGGAGGATTCTGCGTCTGGAAGAAGGCTGCAAATGCAAGGTGGTTCTGGCCATCTGATTTCAGTATGTCACTAAGGCCATAGCACAATCTGTTAAGATTATTTGGATAATAACTGTGTTGCAAGGCCCTCATGTTAAACTAAAAGACATGCAGGCTTCTGTCAAGGTCTTGGAATGATGCAGAATTATCAACAAGGtcaatgggcagcatggtggctcagtggttagcactgctgcctcactgcatcagggttccaggtttgattccagccttgggcgatttactgtgtggagttagcacattttccctgtgtcggtgcgggtttcctctgggtcctctgtttcctcccacagtccaaagatgtgtaggtcaggtgaattggccatgctaaattgctcatagtgttaggtgcattagtcagagggaaatgactAATggtgggtgtgttactcttcggcgggtcggtgtggacttgttgggccgaagagcctgtttccacactaagtaatctaatctaaaccagggACCTGGGATTCCTTGCTAAGAATCAACCCACAGACGACAGAAATGTCAAATCTTTCCCTGGGAaggggttaaaaatcacaacaccaggttatagtccaacaggtttacttcaaagtactagttttcagagcattgctcTTTCATCAGCTAGTTGTGGAGCCAGACCATAAGACATACAATTTATTTAAAAaattagtgtcatgcaactgaaattatatattgaacaaaccaagactgttgttaagtctttcatcttctaGAATGGGTTGAAAGTTTTCATTcactaatatgtaaatcccataaCTTCTTTCAGGTCACATTCTccagataacttaaggttttatttttttaaaaagtgaccccTCCgcttagacaatgcattaaaggtatgaggttagagtctgtctgtatcccaatcatgattcagactggttctatttccaaggtggaatttacaaaatattacatggattgactgtatgcaggttgtgtttttttttgagcaaaatagaatgtatctgcaactATAATTCTATAGTTGCAAATTCACTCCATAGACTTGTGTGTGCATGAGACAGACAGTGAGTTTGTGTGCACATGAGAGAATGTATGTTTGTGTTTGCAAggtggagtataagcctgtggggggggggaggagggaggtgggtgggtgtgtaagaaagacagtctgtgtgtgtgtgtgtgtgtgtgtgtgtgtgtgtgtgtgtgtgtgtgtgtgagagagagagagagacaaggaggggGTTGGGGAAAGAGTATAGTGTAGTGAGTCACCAGTAGTGTGACATGaccccaaggtcccggttgaggccatcctcatgggtaccgaaccTGACTCTCAGCCTCTACTCAGACATTTaatcaccagacaggggtgttccctcccagtcaaaAAAAACTTCAGCAGTCAGAGATATTCGGCcttggatcttcgggtgaccatctcCAAGGCGACGTCGGgataggcaacaatgcaaagtgactGAGAGCCAAGTCTATACCCataaggatggcctcaactgggaccttggattcatgtcacactacaggtaacCCACTACActacacactcatgcagaccctctgtcATACACATGCTTTCTGTCATTAACACATGCACCTCCCAtacattctcacgcacacaccttCTCAGATTTCTActtcatcacactcacacacactcgcactttctttctccctctcatgTATGCACACATACAAgtatgtggggtgaatttgtatttgcaaaattatatttgcagatacattctattttgcacAAAAAATGCACAAccgcaggcagtcaatccatgtaatattttgtaaattccatcttggaaatagaaccagtctgactcaagattgggatacagacagactctaaccttataacttttaatgcattgtctaagctgggatgtcacttttttttaataaaaccttaagttatctcgagaatgtgacttaaaagttcTGGGAATTACATACTAATGAACCAAACCTgccaacccattctaaaagatgaaaggtttaacaacaatctagatttgctcaatatatcatttcagttgcatgacacaaATCTTTTGTTATAAACTGTGTCTGTTATGGTCCTGCACTACAAccgtctgatgaaggagcagcgctccaaaaactagtgcttccaaataaagctgttggactgcaacctgctgttgtgtgatttttaactttgtccatccagtccaacactggctttTCCACACCATTCCTGGGAAGGATCAGCTGAAGGCACAAACAGGAGGATGCATTTCTATTGGAAAGGAAAGGTTGAGCATGATCCTTATTCCCATGCCCTAATTTTTGCCACCAGAATAGTATCTTGGATACACTACCAGAATTTCGTATTGTACACATGAAAGCCTCCTGAGACTTCGCTACAGGACAACCATGTACAATATAACCAATGTCAATGCCACAATCCTTGACAATGAAGATGTGAAGGAAAAGTTAACATTATATCCTAACATTAGTGAAATCCTCACTGCCactctaaaataaaataaaagatcATCCTTCAGAAGTATCTCAAGACTGACGTTACCCCTTAAGTTTGTGGTTGGAGTGGAAGCTTTGTGAAACCAATACAAGTTGTATCTTGTTCAGCATCGCCTGACTATAACAAACGCCTCCTTCCATTAGAAGGCAAAATCACACTCCAGGACTTCCCACTGTAGTGGGCACTGAAGGAACACTGTAATGTCAAGTGCCATCTTTCAGATTAGATGTTAAACTGATGATGTCAGGTGGACATAGAAGATCACACAACACTGTTTCAAAGAAAAAAAAGggaatttttttttgctgttgaTCTAACCAATATTTGTTCTACAATCAACATCACGAAACAatgatctggtcattatcacattgctgtgtgcaaattggttgtCATGTTTCCAACAGTACAACAGTGACTatacttcaaaagtacttaattggctgtAGAGTATTTGAACTGACTTGAGATCATGAAaggtgctttataaatgcaagCCATTTTTCTtgctaaggtcggtggagttgttggatagtgatgaaggatgtagtaggttgcagagatacatagataggatgcagagctgggctgagaggtggcaaatggagtttaatgtggacaagtgtgagatgatacactttggatgcAGTAATCGGactgcaaagtactgggctaatgataagattcttgggagtgcagatgagcagagagatctgtgtccatgtacacagatccctgaaagttgccacccagattgacaaggttgttaagaaggcatacagtgttttggcctttattaataaagggattgagttccggaaccaggaggttatgctgcagctgtacaaagctctggtacggccacacttggagtattgtgtacagtctggtcaccgcgttataagaaggatgtagaagttttggaaagggtgcagaggagatttactaggatgctgcctggtatggaaggaatgtcttatgaggaaaggctgagggccttgagacTGTTCTTGTTAGAGGGAAgatgattgagaggtgacttaatagagacatacaagataatcagagggttagataggttgtacagggagagcctttttccaagtatgggaacggcaaacacaaggggacacaactttaaagtgaggggagataggtataagacaggtgtcagaggtagtttctttactcagagtagtaagggtatggaatgctttgcctgcaacgggagtagattcgccaagtttaagtgcatttaactTGTCAtagacaggcatatggacgtacatggaatagtgtaggtgggatgggcttcagattagtatgacagggcgccgcaacatcgagggcctaagaacattacagcgcagtgcaggctcTATGTTCTTATGAGTTGGCATACTACTCCTGCAATGGGGGCATCACCATTTAATTCAATCCTATCTTTAATCAACAACCGTAAATAGGCACTTTCCCACAGCTATTGCCAGATGACATTCAGGAATTGAAATTTGGCTGAACATTTCTCTTTAATCCAGGCACATTAAAACCAGTTCATGATACCAAATTACTGAAATAAATGGACTTAGCATAGACTAGGAGTAAAAGCTAGGATCTTCAGATTTGGTTCAATACACATCATATCCATTTATTCACCAAGCCATTTATGGAACTTGAAGATTTTAACTGTTTGTAATTTTGTTTTCACTGGCATCTATTATCAGAAATGTATATCCTAAATGTTTGTTAGAAATGTTACGACTGAGGATAAAAGCTATATTGATATTTTTTCTGGTCTTACTCTTCTACTGCTAATTATAGATTATTAATATGGAGAATTGTATTTGTTTTGGTCTGGTTTAGTATTAGAAGAAAAGTCAGCTAGGTTTCTTTAGTCAACAAAGAATAACAAGTTTATTATGAATAAAAATTACTCAAACATGCTTAGATTATCGCACAGGTGGATATGATTTGCAATCTAATACTAAAAATTTAACATGAGTAAAAGATGGGTGATAGACGAACTATGGTTGAACACCCCATAGAGGACATCAAGTGGTAAACATGATCAATGCGTATCATGTGCATTTCTGAGCAATCACCCCAGCTATTAGAGAGACAATTATCAAAGCACATTAAAACTTCACACATGATTACATTTTTTTTATCATTTAGCATTGAAACTCCCTTGAGACATTATGTCATGGACTGCCCTAACAATTGCTCACGTTCTGGGTTTGTCTTCCCTGGGATTATGTTCCCCAAGATTCTTGGAAACAGCACTCCAGTACTTACAGGCAATATTACAGCTTTTCACAAACAGTGAGATTAACCAAGTCGTCTTTTTGCCTTAGCTCTAATTTGGCTGAGTTGCACAAAACAATTATTATTTTAagtttccttcactgttactcACTGTGGTAAAGATAAAGTGATcattgggctgctctctcattggtGGGTTAACCTGAAGGCCATCACACTGCAGGCAAGGGCAGAGGTTGAGCAGAAGAGTCCTTCGTGGTAACTGTCAGCCATCAAtcatcactggatcaaaatcctggaattccctcctgaatGGCATTGAGGTTCAACCCACAGCAGGAGGACtgcagctcatcaccatcttctcaagggcaattaggaatgggcaataaatgttgaccagccagcaatgctcacgtcccgcaaatgcatttttaaaaaaataagccAGTGCAAAAATTGAACCCAAGCTATTGGCATTACCAACCAGCTGtcaagccaactgagctaaccgacctccTTACTAAACTATTAATGACACATGTTTTCTTCTGACCCTCATTTATCCCAGGATTTTTCTAGAGCCCTGACTCCAACATTTTGTTGTGTACTAATTGCTAGAATTTCTTCCTGCATTCCAGTGGCACAGAATCATCCAGTTGTTCTTTACTTCACTGAGTCACAAACTGCATAGACTCCAAGTAGTTCAGTTTCCTTAACAGTATAACTTAACTCCTGCAGAAAAGAACTGTTTGCTTCTGTTTTGGTCTGTTTTCTTCTCCAACCAACAAAGTCAGGAACTACTGTTTAAAGAATTCTGATCTGTTTTGACTTATTGGAATTTTGCAACAAGTGCCTCCCATAATTAATATTTTGTAACAATAAAATGTAGCAATCAACAGTGGGATTCAATGTATCAACCACAATTTGTCTTCACCTTGTGGCAAAATACTAGCAAATCATCAGTGCCATTGCTTTCTGGCTGAGGTAAGAGTTAGTTGTGAAGAGAATGATGAGCTCAGCCCTGCATCATCCTCATCCCAATACCTTCTGTTGGAGAACCAGTCtgtcaggtgaaagtgaggactgtagatgctggagagtcagaattgaaaagtgtggtgctagaaaagcacagcaagcacacagcatcagaggagcaggagagtcaacatttcaggcttaagcccttcattcctgatgaggggcttatgcccaaaaagtatatcctcctgctcctcagatgctgcctgacctgctgtgcttttctagcaccacacttttcgaacCAGTCAATCAGTTCAGTAGCATATTCCTTGAGAATTTGGTCACGGGCTCAGCTCTTGGCAGCATTTTGTCTAATAGGTTGTATTTCAAATTGAACTTCGGTCTAATTGATTTTATTTCATATGTGTTTATCTTTCAATTATAACAAGGGCTTTATTACTTAAGGTGACTATTTAAAGTTTCATTAATTGTTCACCTGAACGTAGTTCAAATGAGTGCAAACCCAATACAATCAGCTTGTTGGAACCATTGAGTGCAACAATGAAGTCCAGGTAACACGTTATACATTCACTATCTGGATGAAGAAACTGatggcattgttgctaagtttgcagatggcaaagataggtagagagacAGTTTTGAGGAGGTGGGATGGCTGCAGATGGATTTAGACAagctaggagagtgggaaaagatctggcaaatcgaatacaatgtggggaagtgtgaggttaagcattggtaagaagaatagaggtgcagactattttctaaatggcgaaGTGCTccagaaatctgaagcataaaggAACTTAGTACACATTCAAAATTCTCCTTAGGTTAACAAACAGGTTCAAtttgcagttaggaaggcaaatggaatgttagcaATAATTTCAAGAGAACTGGAATACTAGAGTAGGGATGTACTGCCAAGTCTGTATAAGGCTGTGGTCAGAACGCATTTTTGAATATGTTGAGTAGTTATGGGCTCTGTATCTACGAAAGGATATGCTGACCTTGGACAGCGTCCAGAAGAGATGTACAAGAACAATCTctggaatgaagggcttgtcgtATGAGTAACAAATGAGGACTCTTGGTCTGTacccaatggagtttagaaggatgatgggGGAGTCTTATTACAATGTGCAGAATATTGAGACATTTGGTtggagtggacatggagaagatgtttccactggtagcagagactaggacccaagggcctAGCCTCAATGAAGAGTCAACCCTTTAGAAAgctgatgaggaatttcttcagccagaggatggttaATCTGTGGAGTTCATTGCCACAAAAGACCTTGGACACCAAATCATTTAAGTATATGCAAGACagagattcttgattagtaaggggattgaAGGTCATGTGGcaaaggcaagagaatggggttgagaaatacatCAGCTGTGATTGAATGGTCGAGTAGACTctatgggcagaatggtctatgGTTGTAATGAACATGCAGTCTAACAGCAAGAGCTGAACAGAAAAAAAACTGTCAAATTAAATCACTTCAGACTAGCACAGCATCATATAAAAATAAATCCCAGTAAATTGTAAAACAGAGTACTGGGGTATAAGTAAAGACTGGCTTCAATCCAGGAAATTATTTCTGATGAATGTTCCAGAATAAACTCAGCCCAAGAGATATTAGATGGGATAAAAGTCACTTTACACCATTTTAAATAGAGAGACAATCC is a window from the Chiloscyllium punctatum isolate Juve2018m chromosome 40, sChiPun1.3, whole genome shotgun sequence genome containing:
- the adcy9 gene encoding adenylate cyclase type 9 isoform X3 is translated as MATQQLRGTEVYCDASGDCNHVAVKIKSHNIQHQQEEEETSAPQLQHQGPGPTKYSISSSCSSGESVKRAARSPRRRRRKFPQLFERASGKWWDPAFDSRNLEDACLERCFPQTQRRFRYALLYLMVAALLWAIYFGCSVKDKGQALGAAFLAPTLLFLLCCAGLLAVTFSGLYSHYYVRISLLFTLLVFALSLATRFQAGTGSGLGCSGNDSQDSFPCWNYLSPVGSFSICVEVLLLLYTVMPLPLYLCFIFGVSYSLLFELLGYHLGSVEWPQPPGSGQHLLLEATAKLFLHACVHAVGIHLFIMSQVRSRTTFLKVGQSIMHGKDLEVEKALKERMIHSVMPRMVADELMKQGDDESENSFKRYSTSSPKSKKKKTSIQRAHIIFRPFTMQRMEPVSILFADIVGFTKMSANKSAHLLVGLLNDLFGRFDRLCEGTGCEKISTLGDCYYCVAGCPEPRSDHAYCCIEMGLGMIQAIEQFCQEKKEMVNMRVGVHTGTVLCGILGMKRFKFDVWSNDVNLANLMEQLGVAGKVHLSEVTAKYLDERYLKEDGKVMERVGTQSVVADQLKGLQTFLISGRKLAHSVCTCSLKILPHLDRGDSSPLTVPMQNREITSETSTEVGEASNIMAKAKPMCPSCSIMLIPGSSASTEETAAQNGCQDERKNAKAPSAGRSLKAQNGLLSPPEEEKLNNSQTSLFEMLQSERQLDGLLPLRSKQIREKTDAQFVSVIKEDRLMDEYFFKPPINKFSLNFLDFGLEKAYRGSYQDEVVNNASEKTFASATFSSLLDVFLSTIVFLFLSITCFMKQGLCASPSHASVVVFVLAILLQVLSLVISIRMAFYLDDVMPCTKRLMKAISGWLPRHFFGAILISLPAVAVFSQFTCEFKTNINVTMFFCCAMIITFIHYCNFCQLSSWMRFSLATIVGISLLILLYVTLCPSMKNVNILEAVQRKFTRPIPGML